From a single Adhaeribacter swui genomic region:
- a CDS encoding amidophosphoribosyltransferase — MSDAIKHECGIALIRLRKPTQYYVDKYGTAMYGINKLYLLMEKQHNRGQDGAGVASIKIDAEPGTEYISRYRSVKTQAIPAIFGKVSRAYTKLKKQFPDQVNDTKWLKKNLSFLGDVYLGHLRYGTHGLNSIDNCHPMVRENNWRSRSLAVAGNFNMTNADELFNVLVDIGQHPRQTTDTITVLEKIGHFLDEENQSLFESYKQQQYTNTEITHLIEDNLNLQRVLRRACKDFDGGYAMAGLTGYGAAFVVRDPAGIRPAYYYIDEEVVVIASEKPAIKTAFGIEYSQIQEVTPGHALIINKNGGSRELEILPEAEKKSCSFERIYFSRGNDPEIYQERKRMGELLVPQVLESIDYDLKNTVFSYIPNTAETAWLGMMQGIEDYLRKYRKEAILKGVSPEELDEILVAKPRAEKLVIKDAKMRTFITDNDNRDDLVAHVYDTTYEVINKGVDTIVMIDDSIVRGTTLEKSIIRMLDRLEPKKIVVVSCAPQIRYPDCYGIDMSKLKEFVAFRAMLHLLEENDLDEKLEEVYDKCRMYEGTETFKHSNFVKELFDLFTPEQISAKVAQIVRAPEINAEVEVIFQTIENLHEACPNHTGDWYFTGNYPTLGGNKVVNRAFMNFMEKKEVRAY, encoded by the coding sequence ATGAGCGACGCAATAAAGCATGAGTGTGGTATAGCTTTAATCCGGCTCCGGAAACCTACTCAATATTATGTCGATAAATACGGTACCGCCATGTACGGCATTAATAAGTTGTACCTGTTAATGGAAAAACAACACAACCGCGGGCAAGACGGCGCTGGGGTAGCTAGTATTAAAATTGATGCCGAACCCGGCACCGAATATATTTCGCGTTACCGCTCCGTTAAAACCCAGGCAATTCCAGCAATCTTTGGTAAAGTAAGCAGGGCGTATACCAAGCTAAAGAAACAGTTTCCGGATCAGGTAAACGACACCAAATGGCTCAAGAAAAATCTGTCTTTTTTAGGCGATGTTTACTTGGGCCATTTGCGTTATGGCACGCACGGTTTAAACAGCATTGATAACTGCCACCCCATGGTGCGGGAAAATAACTGGCGCAGCCGCAGTTTAGCTGTAGCCGGTAATTTTAACATGACCAATGCCGATGAGTTATTTAACGTGCTGGTAGATATTGGGCAGCATCCGCGCCAAACCACCGATACCATTACCGTTCTGGAAAAAATCGGCCATTTCCTCGACGAAGAAAATCAATCTTTGTTTGAGTCGTATAAACAACAACAATACACCAACACCGAAATAACCCACCTGATTGAAGATAATTTAAATTTACAACGGGTTTTGCGCCGGGCTTGTAAAGATTTTGATGGGGGCTACGCCATGGCGGGACTTACGGGTTATGGAGCAGCTTTTGTCGTGCGCGACCCTGCGGGTATCCGGCCGGCTTATTATTACATCGACGAAGAAGTAGTGGTAATTGCTTCGGAAAAACCAGCCATTAAAACTGCCTTTGGTATTGAATACAGCCAGATTCAGGAAGTAACGCCAGGGCATGCTTTAATCATTAACAAAAACGGCGGCTCCCGTGAACTCGAAATTTTACCGGAAGCCGAAAAGAAATCGTGCAGCTTCGAGCGCATTTACTTCTCGCGCGGCAACGATCCGGAAATTTACCAGGAGCGCAAGCGCATGGGCGAATTGCTTGTACCGCAAGTATTGGAGTCTATTGATTACGATTTAAAAAATACAGTATTCTCTTATATTCCCAACACCGCCGAAACGGCCTGGTTGGGCATGATGCAGGGCATTGAAGATTACTTGCGCAAGTACCGCAAAGAAGCTATTTTAAAAGGTGTAAGTCCGGAAGAACTGGACGAAATTTTAGTGGCCAAGCCCCGGGCCGAGAAGTTAGTAATTAAAGATGCTAAAATGCGCACCTTTATTACCGATAACGATAACCGCGACGACCTGGTAGCGCACGTGTACGACACCACCTACGAAGTTATCAATAAAGGCGTGGACACCATTGTGATGATCGACGACTCAATTGTGCGCGGTACTACTCTGGAGAAAAGTATCATCCGGATGCTGGACCGGCTGGAGCCGAAAAAGATTGTGGTGGTTTCCTGCGCTCCCCAAATTCGCTACCCCGATTGTTACGGCATTGATATGTCTAAACTGAAGGAATTTGTGGCTTTCCGGGCGATGTTGCACTTGCTGGAAGAAAACGATTTAGACGAAAAGCTGGAAGAAGTGTACGACAAGTGCCGCATGTACGAAGGCACCGAAACTTTTAAACACAGCAATTTTGTAAAAGAATTATTTGATTTATTTACGCCAGAGCAAATTTCGGCGAAAGTAGCTCAAATAGTGCGGGCTCCCGAAATTAACGCGGAAGTTGAGGTTATTTTCCAGACCATCGAAAACCTGCACGAAGCCTGCCCCAACCATACCGGGGACTGGTACTTTACCGGTAATTACCCCACTTTAGGCGGTAATAAAGTGGTAAACCGGGCTTTCATGAATTTCATGGAAAAGAAAGAAGTGCGGGCTTACTAA
- a CDS encoding ScyD/ScyE family protein: MRRKLTYLLSFALLVGTSGCDEFYEIVDEIKPKPPKSKNVITGLHAPIGIEADNKDQLWITESGTGKSLEGINDGQVSLITPDGQVYPVVQGFTSFVNDGAVVGLNNLLLRNGVLWILHGIEGRLYKLDITTFKPGDTPYHASDLKYEDLGTFIKNYEFTEDTNESNIYNLTIGPEGDFYIVDAAANAIIRREAETGKLSMFAFVPAVPYAGGELPGAQSVPTGITFDGDKFLVSTFTGFPFPQKQAPIYEFDLQGNVSVYQTGFTSATDIVLGTDRHPIVVEYSAFNNQTFTFTPNAGSLVFSSRQKNVPVLTNLNFPTSIERSGLKTYYIVYNTDGKIQKVNF, translated from the coding sequence ATGCGCAGAAAACTTACTTACCTCCTGTCTTTTGCCTTATTGGTTGGCACCTCTGGTTGCGATGAATTTTATGAAATTGTGGACGAAATAAAACCGAAGCCACCTAAATCGAAAAATGTAATTACCGGCTTACACGCGCCCATAGGCATTGAAGCGGATAATAAAGATCAATTATGGATTACTGAATCTGGTACCGGAAAGTCGCTGGAGGGCATTAATGACGGCCAGGTTTCTTTAATTACCCCGGATGGTCAGGTTTATCCGGTAGTACAAGGTTTTACTTCGTTTGTTAACGATGGCGCCGTGGTTGGTCTGAATAATTTACTTTTAAGAAACGGTGTGCTCTGGATTTTACACGGCATTGAAGGCCGCTTATATAAATTAGATATTACCACGTTTAAACCCGGCGATACGCCATACCATGCATCTGATTTAAAATACGAAGATTTAGGTACTTTTATTAAAAATTACGAGTTTACCGAAGACACGAACGAATCAAATATTTACAATTTAACGATTGGTCCGGAAGGCGATTTTTACATTGTAGATGCGGCAGCTAACGCCATTATCCGGCGGGAGGCTGAAACCGGTAAGTTAAGTATGTTTGCTTTTGTGCCGGCTGTGCCGTATGCGGGCGGGGAGCTACCCGGTGCCCAATCTGTACCTACCGGCATTACTTTCGACGGGGATAAATTTTTAGTATCTACCTTTACCGGCTTTCCGTTCCCGCAAAAACAAGCGCCCATTTACGAATTTGATTTACAGGGCAATGTTTCGGTTTATCAAACCGGCTTTACCAGCGCCACCGATATTGTACTGGGCACCGACCGCCACCCGATTGTGGTGGAATACAGCGCTTTCAATAATCAAACCTTTACGTTTACTCCTAATGCCGGTAGTCTGGTATTTTCGAGCCGGCAAAAAAATGTGCCGGTTTTAACTAATTTAAACTTCCCGACCTCCATTGAACGCTCTGGTTTAAAAACCTATTACATTGTATACAACACCGATGGTAAAATACAAAAAGTTAACTTCTAG
- a CDS encoding Gfo/Idh/MocA family oxidoreductase: MKDPQNSSEQNKKAFSRRDFMKGAALTAASFYIFPRHVLGGPGFVAPSDKFNVAGVGVGGMGRANLLNLSSQNIVALCDVDWNFAGKAFDKLGTDLENAQTRLKNATTDKDRENITKQITNFTQLKAQYPKAKRFKDYREMLDKMGKDIDGVVVATPDHTHAIIAMEAMRRKKHVYVQKPLTYTVHEARALTEAARKYKVITQMGNQGHSSEGARLINEWIADGAIGKVNTVYAWTNRPIWPQGIPRPTDTMATPDGLDWDAFCGPAPLRPYHSAYHPFKWRGWVDYGASALGDMGAHLLDHPNWALKLGAPLSVEATSTPFGGGKDDLATYPSGSMVTYEFAARDNMPAVTLTWFDGGLMPPKPEEMAPTENMDKSGGVLMIGDKGKLMHETYGANPRLLPASRMAEYKQPAKTIPRIDVSHEMDWVRCAKDGKKQPSSSFDYAGPLTETMLLGIIATRFTGKKLLWDSAKMQFTNAPEANPYVTREYRSGWSLTA, encoded by the coding sequence ATGAAAGACCCCCAAAATTCTTCTGAGCAAAATAAAAAAGCTTTCAGCCGGCGCGATTTTATGAAAGGAGCCGCATTAACCGCCGCCTCTTTTTACATTTTCCCGCGGCACGTACTGGGCGGACCAGGTTTTGTTGCTCCCAGCGATAAATTTAATGTAGCCGGAGTGGGTGTTGGTGGCATGGGCCGGGCTAATTTACTAAACTTATCGAGCCAGAATATTGTGGCACTATGCGATGTAGACTGGAATTTTGCGGGAAAAGCTTTCGATAAGTTAGGTACCGATTTAGAAAACGCCCAAACGCGTTTGAAAAACGCGACCACCGACAAAGATCGCGAAAACATTACAAAACAGATTACCAATTTTACGCAATTAAAAGCGCAATACCCCAAAGCCAAGCGTTTTAAAGATTACCGCGAAATGCTGGATAAAATGGGCAAAGACATTGATGGTGTGGTAGTGGCGACGCCCGACCATACCCATGCGATTATTGCCATGGAAGCCATGCGCCGGAAAAAGCACGTGTACGTGCAAAAACCGCTCACTTATACCGTACACGAAGCCCGTGCCTTAACCGAAGCCGCCCGCAAATACAAAGTAATTACGCAAATGGGCAACCAGGGGCATTCCAGTGAAGGTGCCCGCTTAATTAACGAATGGATTGCTGATGGCGCCATTGGTAAAGTAAATACGGTTTATGCCTGGACTAACCGGCCTATCTGGCCGCAAGGTATTCCGCGGCCAACCGATACCATGGCCACCCCGGATGGTTTAGATTGGGATGCTTTCTGTGGTCCGGCCCCTCTGCGGCCTTATCATTCAGCGTACCATCCGTTTAAATGGCGCGGCTGGGTAGATTATGGCGCCAGCGCACTCGGCGACATGGGAGCTCACTTACTCGACCACCCCAACTGGGCATTAAAGTTAGGCGCTCCGTTGAGCGTAGAAGCAACCAGCACGCCATTTGGTGGCGGAAAAGACGACCTAGCTACCTACCCGAGTGGCTCCATGGTAACCTACGAATTTGCCGCCCGCGACAACATGCCGGCCGTTACCTTAACCTGGTTCGATGGCGGTTTAATGCCACCTAAACCTGAGGAAATGGCTCCTACCGAAAATATGGATAAAAGCGGTGGGGTATTGATGATTGGCGACAAAGGCAAGTTAATGCACGAAACTTATGGTGCTAACCCGCGCCTGCTCCCAGCCAGCCGCATGGCCGAATACAAGCAACCCGCCAAAACCATCCCGCGGATTGATGTAAGTCACGAAATGGATTGGGTGCGGTGCGCCAAAGACGGTAAAAAACAGCCTTCCTCCAGCTTTGACTATGCCGGTCCGCTTACCGAAACCATGTTGCTGGGCATTATTGCTACCCGCTTTACCGGTAAAAAACTATTGTGGGATTCCGCTAAAATGCAGTTTACCAATGCCCCGGAAGCAAATCCGTACGTTACCCGGGAGTACCGTTCAGGTTGGAGTTTAACGGCCTAA
- the cobA gene encoding uroporphyrinogen-III C-methyltransferase, with translation MNAKTPQVTLVGAGPGDVELLTLKGAKALAAADLVLYDALINPALLDLVPADKPRIFVGKRSGKHEYPQEEINALIVKYALEYGHVVRLKGGDPFVFGRGYEEIQFAAQHGIVTAVVPGISSAVAVPASQNIPLTSRGVSESFWVITGATKHGQISSDIALAAQSSATVIILMGMKNLEDITRVFQVLGKNNTPVAIIQNGTLPNERLICGTIDTIYQIAQEQQVTSPAIIVIGQVVDLRFNSEHKAHIINEANRFSPPENLNF, from the coding sequence ATGAACGCTAAAACTCCCCAGGTTACTTTAGTGGGCGCCGGTCCCGGCGACGTGGAGTTGTTGACTCTGAAAGGGGCGAAAGCTTTAGCTGCCGCCGATCTGGTACTTTACGATGCTCTCATTAATCCGGCTTTATTGGATCTGGTACCCGCTGATAAGCCGCGCATTTTTGTAGGAAAACGTTCCGGTAAGCACGAGTACCCGCAAGAAGAAATTAACGCGCTCATAGTTAAATACGCTTTAGAATACGGGCACGTGGTGCGCTTAAAAGGCGGCGACCCATTTGTGTTTGGCCGCGGCTACGAAGAAATTCAGTTTGCGGCCCAGCACGGCATTGTTACGGCGGTAGTTCCGGGTATCAGCAGCGCCGTAGCGGTTCCGGCCTCCCAGAACATACCGCTCACCAGCCGGGGCGTAAGCGAAAGCTTTTGGGTAATTACCGGTGCCACCAAACACGGACAAATCTCTTCCGATATAGCTTTGGCTGCGCAATCGTCGGCCACCGTTATTATTTTAATGGGTATGAAAAACCTGGAAGATATTACCCGGGTTTTTCAGGTATTGGGCAAAAACAATACGCCTGTAGCCATTATTCAAAACGGTACTTTACCCAACGAGCGGCTTATCTGCGGCACCATCGATACTATTTACCAGATAGCCCAGGAACAGCAAGTTACCTCGCCTGCCATTATTGTAATTGGTCAGGTGGTAGATTTACGGTTTAACTCAGAACATAAAGCCCATATTATAAATGAAGCCAACCGCTTTAGCCCACCCGAAAATTTAAATTTTTAA
- a CDS encoding PP2C family protein-serine/threonine phosphatase codes for MKKELDLKKLELSALLEITQAINGNLTDQDLYKIYHFTLLAQLHISRLSLFVLEDSWECKVNFGTSYNFKNGESLPDAITCLTEISYVTDLNLDAQWSEFETVVPILQNKKIIAFVFIGNSHDYYSTLGALSFVQTLSNIILVAMQNRRMARQRLAEEAIRNEIKIAREVQTMLFPKGLPNDDALAIHASYLPHSSIGGDYYDYIQIDADQFLFCIADVSGKGVPASLLMSNFQAGLRTILRQTTNLLTIVSELNFLIYCNAIAEKFITAFFGIYNRQTKVLSYVNAGHNSPVLLHENNAVQLLTEGCTMLGIFETLPFISLTEVPIPAKSLMLCYTDGLTEVFNTDEDEYGLENTIKFLQNYRYLPLPKLHEELLEEIKEHNQGSTNFHDDITLLSCRFK; via the coding sequence ATGAAGAAGGAGCTTGATTTAAAAAAGCTCGAGCTTTCGGCATTGCTGGAAATTACGCAGGCAATTAACGGCAACTTAACCGATCAGGATCTTTACAAAATCTATCATTTTACCTTACTGGCGCAATTGCACATTTCGCGGTTAAGTTTATTTGTGCTCGAAGATTCCTGGGAGTGTAAAGTAAATTTTGGCACCAGCTATAATTTTAAAAATGGCGAATCTTTGCCCGACGCCATTACGTGCCTCACCGAAATCAGCTACGTTACCGATTTGAACCTGGATGCGCAGTGGAGCGAGTTTGAAACCGTAGTGCCTATTTTGCAGAATAAAAAAATAATTGCTTTTGTTTTTATCGGCAATTCGCACGACTACTATTCTACTTTGGGCGCTTTATCTTTTGTGCAAACGCTAAGTAATATTATTTTGGTAGCTATGCAAAATCGGCGCATGGCCCGGCAGCGTTTAGCAGAAGAAGCCATCCGGAACGAAATTAAAATTGCCCGCGAAGTGCAAACCATGCTTTTCCCGAAAGGTTTGCCCAACGATGATGCCTTAGCAATTCACGCGAGTTATTTGCCCCATTCTTCCATTGGCGGCGACTACTACGATTACATTCAAATTGATGCCGACCAGTTTTTGTTTTGCATTGCTGATGTTTCGGGGAAAGGTGTGCCGGCTTCGTTGTTAATGTCTAACTTTCAGGCGGGTTTACGCACCATCCTGCGTCAGACTACCAACCTGTTAACCATTGTTTCGGAGCTTAATTTTTTAATTTATTGCAACGCCATTGCCGAAAAGTTTATTACGGCCTTCTTCGGTATTTATAACCGCCAGACTAAAGTATTAAGTTACGTAAACGCGGGGCATAATTCGCCGGTATTGCTGCACGAAAATAATGCGGTGCAATTACTTACCGAAGGGTGTACCATGTTGGGTATTTTTGAAACCTTGCCCTTTATATCCCTTACGGAGGTTCCCATTCCGGCTAAATCTTTAATGTTGTGTTATACCGATGGCTTAACCGAGGTATTTAACACCGACGAAGACGAGTATGGCCTGGAAAATACCATCAAGTTCCTGCAAAATTACCGGTACTTGCCCTTGCCCAAACTGCACGAAGAGCTGCTCGAAGAAATTAAAGAACACAACCAAGGCAGCACCAACTTCCACGACGACATTACCCTGCTTTCTTGCCGGTTTAAGTAG
- a CDS encoding ABC transporter permease: protein MAHPPAYYIKQRLLRNKPAMFGLSIILLAVLIAVLGYAIMPDATPNANHALVQLQKKEPGFSVLILRLKKKVTRPANFLDQWLFGEDLPYEEIPVQTFQVTAKSIRINPYVNTHALPEDIRIFNLHEVFGLNLSNLQHPLSADELKQKVIKEAVVRKTYWLGTDRAGRDVLSRLMLGTRISLGIGFVAVVISVSLGILIGAVAGYFGGWVDQVMLFLMTVVWSIPGILLVIAISLALDSRGVWVSFVAVGLTMWVDVARLVRGQFLSIKEKTYIEAGRVLGLPQTRLIFRHILPNMIGSLIVMGTANFAAAILMEAGLSFLGLGVQPPAPSWGMMVNEGFQLIGTRSGLFLVVLPSLCISMLVLSFNLLGNGLRDAYDPKLLIHNA, encoded by the coding sequence ATGGCACATCCCCCGGCTTATTACATTAAACAGCGATTACTGCGCAATAAGCCGGCTATGTTTGGTTTAAGTATTATTTTGCTGGCTGTACTCATTGCCGTATTGGGTTACGCCATTATGCCCGATGCCACTCCTAATGCCAACCACGCCTTGGTACAATTGCAAAAAAAAGAGCCGGGGTTTTCGGTTCTAATTCTTCGCCTGAAAAAAAAAGTAACCCGGCCAGCTAACTTCCTGGATCAATGGCTCTTTGGCGAGGATTTGCCTTACGAAGAAATTCCCGTGCAAACTTTTCAGGTTACCGCTAAATCCATCCGGATAAATCCGTACGTAAATACCCACGCTTTGCCCGAAGATATACGTATTTTTAATCTGCACGAGGTTTTTGGCTTGAATCTAAGTAACTTACAACATCCCTTGAGTGCGGACGAGCTGAAACAAAAAGTAATTAAAGAAGCTGTAGTTCGCAAAACGTATTGGTTGGGTACCGACCGCGCAGGCAGGGATGTATTAAGCCGGCTCATGCTCGGAACCCGTATTTCTCTGGGTATTGGTTTTGTGGCGGTGGTTATTTCGGTAAGCCTGGGCATTTTAATTGGGGCGGTGGCAGGTTACTTTGGCGGTTGGGTAGATCAGGTAATGCTGTTTCTGATGACCGTTGTTTGGTCGATACCCGGCATTTTGCTGGTTATTGCCATTAGTCTGGCGCTGGATAGCCGGGGCGTGTGGGTTTCTTTTGTGGCTGTAGGCTTAACCATGTGGGTAGATGTGGCCCGGCTCGTGCGGGGGCAGTTTTTAAGTATAAAAGAAAAAACGTACATTGAAGCAGGCCGGGTACTTGGTTTACCACAAACCCGACTTATTTTCCGGCATATACTGCCAAACATGATTGGCTCGTTAATTGTAATGGGTACGGCAAATTTTGCGGCGGCCATATTAATGGAAGCTGGCCTTAGTTTCTTAGGGTTGGGGGTACAACCACCGGCCCCTTCCTGGGGAATGATGGTGAACGAAGGATTTCAATTAATCGGTACTCGGTCCGGATTGTTTTTGGTGGTGCTGCCGAGTTTATGTATAAGTATGTTGGTATTATCTTTTAACTTGCTTGGTAACGGGCTACGTGATGCTTATGACCCCAAATTACTTATCCACAATGCCTAA
- a CDS encoding NADH-quinone oxidoreductase subunit N: protein MQKTVQTLTASLEQIQNGLGSLLPELLLASLGILLIFLDLFKSGTLKKLLPWVALLGFGLVLSYQLYEGFHILKFALSDSFLLGLLLKDGLSMYAGLLFSLAGLLTILLSWNHTLFKTPNFGQGEFYAYLFILAVGLNFMVKSANLLLLFVSIELVSIVGYLLTMIVKDNVRSTEAGIKYILYGTMAAGVMLYGMSFLYGFTGSLQFLQADFWQGVSQVFPPAVTVILVFTLAGLLFKIAAVPFHFWAPDVYENTPTPVVALFSSAPKIAGIVVILRLVEVLKAQELYQALYFDVLLFVAGIAIFTLIIGNFTALWQTKPKRMLAYSSVSHAGFMLAACLSLSGDNLSNLLFYVTVLLFTNFGLFWFIQEFEDRWGINQFPDYSGLGRQYPLLGVLTLVYLVSLTGLPPTAGFTAKLLVFSSVWQNYQISGNPLMLVLVVAGLLFTGIAFFYYVKIPYFLFFKRNLRKQKKVIPVTSQVFILILALPIILFFFRTDWLMNFIHLYIK, encoded by the coding sequence GTGCAAAAAACCGTACAAACCTTAACCGCCTCCCTGGAGCAAATTCAAAACGGATTAGGTTCCTTGCTGCCCGAATTGTTACTTGCCAGCTTGGGTATCTTGCTTATTTTTTTAGATTTATTTAAATCCGGAACCCTGAAGAAACTCTTACCTTGGGTAGCCTTGCTGGGTTTTGGCCTGGTACTAAGCTACCAATTGTACGAAGGCTTCCATATTTTAAAATTTGCGCTTTCCGATTCTTTTTTGCTGGGCTTGCTTTTAAAAGACGGTTTAAGCATGTACGCCGGTCTGTTATTTTCCTTGGCCGGCTTGCTCACCATTTTGCTGAGTTGGAACCATACTCTTTTTAAAACCCCAAACTTTGGCCAGGGTGAGTTTTATGCCTACCTGTTTATATTGGCAGTTGGTCTAAATTTCATGGTAAAGTCGGCTAACTTACTGCTTTTATTTGTGAGTATTGAGCTGGTTTCTATTGTGGGTTATCTCCTTACCATGATCGTGAAGGATAACGTGCGGAGTACCGAAGCCGGCATTAAATACATTTTGTACGGTACCATGGCCGCCGGAGTAATGCTGTACGGCATGTCGTTTTTGTACGGATTTACCGGTTCTTTGCAGTTTTTACAAGCCGATTTCTGGCAAGGCGTAAGTCAGGTTTTTCCGCCGGCGGTTACGGTAATTTTAGTTTTTACCCTGGCCGGTTTACTATTTAAAATTGCCGCGGTGCCGTTTCATTTTTGGGCGCCCGATGTGTACGAGAATACGCCTACCCCGGTAGTCGCCTTGTTTTCGTCGGCTCCTAAAATAGCGGGTATTGTGGTAATTTTGCGTTTGGTGGAAGTTTTAAAAGCGCAGGAATTATACCAGGCTTTATATTTTGATGTGCTGCTTTTTGTAGCGGGCATTGCCATTTTTACTTTAATTATTGGTAATTTTACGGCGTTGTGGCAAACAAAGCCTAAACGGATGCTGGCCTATTCTTCGGTTTCGCACGCCGGATTTATGCTGGCGGCCTGTTTGTCTTTGTCGGGCGATAACTTAAGCAATTTACTTTTTTACGTTACGGTGCTGCTTTTTACCAATTTCGGCCTATTCTGGTTTATTCAGGAGTTTGAAGACCGGTGGGGTATCAACCAATTTCCGGATTATAGTGGCTTGGGCCGGCAATATCCTTTATTAGGGGTGCTTACCTTAGTTTATCTGGTTTCCTTAACCGGTTTGCCACCTACGGCTGGTTTTACGGCAAAATTATTGGTTTTTAGCTCGGTTTGGCAAAATTACCAGATATCCGGTAATCCGTTAATGTTGGTATTGGTAGTAGCGGGTTTGTTGTTTACCGGGATCGCTTTTTTTTATTATGTAAAAATTCCGTATTTCTTATTTTTCAAAAGGAATTTACGTAAGCAAAAAAAGGTTATACCCGTAACTTCGCAAGTATTTATTCTGATACTCGCGTTGCCCATTATACTTTTTTTCTTTCGTACCGATTGGTTGATGAATTTTATTCATTTGTATATTAAATAG
- a CDS encoding glycosyltransferase — translation MYVSFLICGGLCLAYGWIILRRWWAWLRVPDVVPTVAVPTTFISVIIPVRNEARHILNLLADLEQQTYAKSGFEVVVVDDHSEDNTVDLVQNFKKSSYLPVRLICLQEYIGLSQKKAAITTAVTQAQGELIVQTDGDCRVNPDWLLTIAQFYEQTQAVCISGPVCLIDNGDLFTRMQVVEFASLIGVGGASMALGKPNMCNGANLAYTRKAFLDVQGYAGTEHVASGDDEFLMHKLAGKFPGQVLFLKSRASMVYTAAQQTIPAFVQQRIRWASKWPNYQAAHIKTLAVLVFAVNLGLFWAIISYFFGGFTGPQTLGLYLFKFGIDGLFLLTVLLFFKRGRYILYQIPLQFVYIPYVLYTALRGLRGAYSWKGRQIEKVPV, via the coding sequence ATGTATGTTTCTTTTTTGATTTGCGGGGGATTATGCCTGGCTTACGGATGGATTATTTTACGACGTTGGTGGGCCTGGCTGCGCGTACCAGATGTTGTTCCAACTGTGGCTGTTCCAACTACTTTTATCTCGGTAATTATACCGGTGCGTAACGAAGCCCGGCATATCTTAAATTTATTGGCCGATTTAGAGCAGCAAACGTATGCCAAGTCAGGTTTTGAAGTTGTAGTGGTTGATGATCACTCAGAAGATAATACCGTTGATTTAGTTCAAAATTTTAAAAAAAGCAGTTATTTACCGGTTCGGTTAATTTGTCTGCAGGAGTACATCGGCTTAAGTCAAAAAAAAGCGGCGATTACCACAGCCGTAACCCAAGCTCAAGGCGAACTAATCGTACAAACCGATGGAGACTGCCGGGTTAATCCGGATTGGCTTTTAACTATAGCCCAATTTTACGAGCAAACCCAAGCAGTATGCATTAGCGGCCCGGTGTGTTTAATAGATAACGGCGATTTATTTACCCGCATGCAGGTAGTAGAATTTGCCAGTTTAATTGGGGTAGGAGGGGCATCTATGGCTCTGGGAAAACCCAATATGTGCAATGGCGCGAACCTGGCTTACACACGAAAAGCTTTTCTGGACGTACAAGGTTATGCGGGCACCGAACACGTAGCCTCCGGCGACGACGAATTTTTAATGCATAAACTAGCCGGAAAATTTCCGGGGCAAGTTCTATTTTTAAAATCGCGGGCGTCCATGGTATATACGGCCGCGCAACAAACAATACCAGCCTTTGTGCAACAGCGCATCCGCTGGGCAAGTAAATGGCCCAATTACCAAGCTGCCCATATTAAAACGCTTGCAGTGCTGGTTTTTGCCGTAAATTTGGGCTTGTTCTGGGCTATAATCAGTTACTTTTTTGGTGGTTTTACCGGCCCGCAAACCTTGGGTTTGTATTTGTTTAAGTTTGGCATTGATGGTTTGTTTTTACTAACTGTTTTGCTTTTTTTTAAGCGGGGAAGATATATTTTGTATCAAATTCCTTTACAATTTGTTTACATACCCTACGTGCTGTATACGGCGCTGCGGGGTTTACGGGGCGCTTACTCCTGGAAAGGCCGGCAAATAGAAAAAGTACCGGTTTAA